From one Cynocephalus volans isolate mCynVol1 chromosome X, mCynVol1.pri, whole genome shotgun sequence genomic stretch:
- the LOC134368684 gene encoding testis-specific Y-encoded protein 9-like, whose amino-acid sequence MGDSHYLFIHWSWSNSSGVGVAGRLGPMTTAERAKTCACARCRARPRGSRKFPEPEAACGSASLAAAWGVQLKAFGLAYPSLEALQLEMEPVNNQARTAFACLRHNLVQRRRTLLGHRRSIIQGIPGFWAKAIVNHPEMLAMISDEDEDLLSYVIDLEVEEIRHPIHCCKIMMFFRDNPYFRNKVIIKEYLINVTGYRASHSTPVQWYQDYEHEAYSRRHHNSSVNFFFNWFSDHNFAGSNRIAEIICEDLWLNPLRYHMRMQVPGQGTERA is encoded by the exons ATGGGtgacagccactacctcttcatccattggTCGTGGAGCAACAGTAGCGGTGTGGGCGTGGCTGGGCGCCTTGGCCCCATGACGACGGCAGAGCGCGCCAAGACATGCGCATGCGCCCGATGCCGAGCCAGACCGCGAGGCTCCCGGAAGTTCCCAGAGCCGGAAGCTGCCTGCGGCTCGGCTTCTCTAGCTGCTGCCTggggtgtgcagctcaaggctttcgGCCTTGCGTACCCG TCGCTGGAGGCCCTTCAGTTAGAGATGGAGCCCGTGAACAACCAAGCCAGGACGGCCTTTGCTTGTTTGAGGCATAACCTGGTGCAGAGACGTAGGACTCTTCTCGGTCACCGAAGGTCCATCATCcagggcatccctggcttctgggccaaagcc attgtgaaccaccccgagatgttggccatgatcagcgatgaagatgaagacttgcttagctacgtgatcgacttggag gtggaggaaatcaggcatcccattcactgctgcaagatCATGATGTTCTTTCGGGACAACCCGTACTTCcggaataaagtgattattaaggaatatctcattaatgtcaccg gatatagggcatctcattccactccagttcagtggtatcaggattatgaacatgaggcttatagccgcaggcaccacaacagcagtgttaacttcttcttcaactggttttctgaccacaactttgcaggatctaacaggatcgctgag atcatctgtgaagacctatggctcaatcccctgcggtaccacatgaggatgcaggtgcctggacagggaaccgagagggca